A single genomic interval of Chiloscyllium punctatum isolate Juve2018m chromosome 35, sChiPun1.3, whole genome shotgun sequence harbors:
- the LOC140459573 gene encoding protein unc-93 homolog B1-like, whose translation MEPDTIDHLDAQQNGMAAGEQDDHFDAQIDDFMAPNQDYNEEEEERKYFRRKRLAVVKNVVSASLGSSLTYGVYLGLLQMQLILHYDETYREVKYGNLGLEDIDKKMLMGINVTPIVALLYTPVLIRFLGTKWMMFLAIGIYALFVSTNYWERYYTLVPSAVAIGAAIVPLWAAVGNYITRMAQKYYEYANYKEDHVLEQKKLPKGASYQYVIIFQSIFYFLFNVSLFFFLIQRGKSAKIPAPHHRIRISIQIQKQKLLEKLWQHPRGELRVNVLHLVTFPHQTRNDRVARWHSG comes from the exons ATGGAGCCAGATACGATCGATCACCTTGACGCCCAGCAGAATGGGATGGCGGCGGGCGAGCAGGACGACCACTTTGATGCTCAG ATTGACGACTTCATGGCCCCCAACCAGGATTAcaatgaggaggaggaggagcggAAATATTTCCGCCGAAAACGTCTGGCTGTGGTGAAGAACGTGGTCTCTGCCAGTCTTGGCAGTTCTCTCACCTACGGAGTCTATTTGG GCCTGCTGCAGATGCAGCTTATCCTTCATTACGATGAGACCTACCGGGAGGTCAAGTATGGAAACCTGGGGCTTGAGGACATCGACAAGAAGATGCTGATGGGAATAAATGTCACTCCCATTGTTGCCCTCCTCTACACGCCTGTCTTGATCAG GTTCCTCGGGACCAAGTGGATGATGTTCCTTGCCATCGGGATTTACGCCCTCTTTGTGTCGACCAACTACTGGGAGCGGTATTACACCCTGGTCCCATCAGCCGTCGCCATTGGAGCAGCCATCGTCCCTCTGTGGGCAGCGGTGGGGAACTACATCACAAG AATGGCGCAGAAATATTATGAATATGCTAATTACAAAGAGGACCATGTTCTGGAGCAGAAGAAACTGCCAAAAGGAGCATCTTACCAATACGTCATCATCTTCCAGTCTATCTTCTACTTCCTGTTTAACGTaagtctttttttctttcttatcCAAAGGGGAAAGTCAGCCAAGATACCTGCTCCTCATCACCGGATCAGGATATCAATCcagatacaaaaacagaaattgttggaaaagctctggcagcatccgagaggaGAACTCCGAGTTAATGTTTTGCATTTGGTGACCTTTCCTCACCAGACTCGAAAcgatagggtggcacggtggcacagtggttag